In a single window of the Acetivibrio clariflavus DSM 19732 genome:
- a CDS encoding class I SAM-dependent methyltransferase, with translation MNATDNWNRIKQQGLESKIYPIHGDARNMPFAEGFFDAIISVDSYIYFGTDDLYLNYLQSFLVPGGTLGIALPGLMKDFENGVPEHLKDFWGQDCWSWHTVDWWKKLWERTGLVDIKVADIMPEGCMMYVKWKEAQDEVGKNPWPQDTAILKKDAGEYVGFVRLVATRK, from the coding sequence ATAAACGCTACAGATAATTGGAACAGAATAAAACAACAGGGACTTGAAAGTAAAATTTATCCCATACACGGTGATGCGAGAAACATGCCTTTTGCCGAAGGGTTCTTTGATGCAATTATCAGTGTTGACTCATATATTTATTTTGGCACAGATGATTTGTATTTAAATTACCTGCAGAGTTTTTTAGTTCCCGGAGGAACATTGGGCATTGCCTTGCCTGGGCTTATGAAAGATTTTGAGAATGGTGTTCCTGAGCATTTAAAGGACTTCTGGGGTCAGGACTGCTGGAGTTGGCATACAGTTGACTGGTGGAAAAAATTATGGGAAAGAACAGGCTTGGTCGACATTAAAGTTGCCGACATAATGCCGGAAGGCTGTATGATGTATGTTAAATGGAAGGAAGCCCAGGATGAGGTTGGAAAAAATCCTTGGCCGCAGGATACTGCCATTCTTAAAAAGGATGCAGGTGAATATGTAGGATTTGTTAGACTTGTAGCCACAAGAAAGTAA